A single region of the Rhipicephalus microplus isolate Deutch F79 chromosome 10, USDA_Rmic, whole genome shotgun sequence genome encodes:
- the LOC119180648 gene encoding uncharacterized protein LOC119180648 has protein sequence MPRERKGANKFKDADLDGSGDMKLQPESPSTKKRRTPATQASPSVPDLVPPPPMTGYGETIVASNPFDDSVTSQQQSHLHRRPPPPQHAMLHPNVSQAQMPPSGGPGMPPSAAMHPKPMPVSSGKVYPPDQPMVFNPQNPNAPPIYPCGVCHKEVHDNDQAILCESGCNFWFHRICTGLTDAAFHLLTQEVYAEWVCDRCLSSKSIPLVKFKP, from the coding sequence ATGCCTCGGGAGCGCAAGGGGGCGAATAAATTCAAGGACGCTGACCTCGACGGCTCGGGTGACATGAAGCTGCAGCCGGAGAGCCCCTCCACCAAGAAGCGTCGCACGCCGGCGACTCAGGCGAGCCCGTCCGTACCCGACTTGGTTCCGCCGCCCCCGATGACGGGCTACGGCGAGACGATCGTGGCGTCCAATCCTTTCGACGACTCCGTCACGTCGCAGCAACAAAGCCACCTGCACCGGCGACCGCCGCCGCCTCAGCACGCGATGCTGCACCCCAACGTCTCGCAGGCCCAGATGCCGCCCTCCGGCGGGCCGGGGATGCCGCCGTCGGCGGCTATGCACCCGAAGCCGATGCCCGTGTCTTCGGGCAAGGTCTACCCTCCCGACcagccgatggtgttcaacccgCAGAACCCGAACGCGCCGCCCATATACCCGTGCGGCGTGTGCCACAAGGAGGTGCACGACAATGACCAGGCTATCTTGTGCGAGAGCGGGTGCAACTTTTGGTTCCACCGCATCTGCACGGGCCTCACGGACGCCGCGTTTCACCTGCTCACGCAGGAAGTCTACGCCGAGTGGGTGTGCGACCGGTGTCTCTCGTCCAAGAGCATACCGCTCGTCAAGTTCAAGCCGTGA
- the LOC119180933 gene encoding transmembrane protease serine 9, whose amino-acid sequence MELVTLVAAVLCSAGPVFSRSLNLPAVSDTDRACKDALRPDIVDNDPTYILSPNFDGINRYPAGALCIWTLRAPPGKVINLAFEEFSLQDSLDCVRDRVALYAGEWRPPPQHRQQLAEKQQNAVALGSAIEEQGSAALLARWCGPWLPRDYALTPNAAATLVFSSGRLGTPGLGFVARYYLSDAPVKEHCKGEELRCRNGQCVGERKRCDRKDDCGDGTDEENCGAEVNGIGSDTCGRPLAEPFSFHVDEDAYIVGGRKAKPESWPWQASLKLAEDPVYGHKCGATLVDRLWLVSAAHCFRTWGEPSDWVVYVGKYNLFEEESTQQLRYVESIFIHPGYQMAVKPVLVENRKDHDIALIKLNAPVTLNGQVQPICLQELPDLADNTTCYVTGWGATREAEMSPVLKQAAVLVLPLDECASYYNGTCVINQLMYCAGYEDGRHDSCHGDSGGPLVVKQGGSWQLAGVISGGLRCGEPRHPGIYTKVTPHYSWIRDVIAGNVTHS is encoded by the exons ATGGAACTCGTCACATTAGTCGCGGCAGTTCTGTGTTCTG CCGGCCCAGTGTTTTCTCGCAGTTTGAACCTTCCCGCCGTTTCTGACACCGACAGGGCGTGCAAGGACGCCCTCAGACCCGACATTGTTGACAATGATCCTACGTACATCCTGAGTCCAAACTTCGACGGCATCAACAGATATCCTGCTGGTGCGTTGTGCATATGGACATTGCGTGCTCCGCCAGGGAAG GTGATCAATTTGGCGTTCGAAGAGTTCTCGTTGCAAGACTCGCTGGACTGCGTCCGGGACCGAGTGGCCCTGTACGCCGGCGAGTGGCGGCCGCCGCCCCAGCACCGGCAGCAGTTGGCCGAGAAGCAGCAGAACGCGGTCGCGCTGGGCTCGGCGATCGAGGAGCAGGGATCGGCGGCCCTCCTGGCTCGCTGGTGTGGACCATGGTTGCCACGCGACTACGCGCTTACGCCAAACGCCGCGGCCACGCTCGTCTTCTCCTCCGGAAGGCTGGGCACACCGGGACTGGGGTTCGTGGCACGCTACTACCTCAGCGACGCTCCCGTGAAAG AGCACTGCAAGGGAGAGGAGCTACGATGCCGCAATGGTCAATGCGTGGGCGAACGCAAAAGGTGCGACAGGAAGGACGACTGCGGGGACGGAACAGACGAAGAAAATTGTG GTGCCGAAGTCAACGGCATCGGGTCGGATACCTGTGGCCGACCCCTGGCGGAGCCCTTCAGCTTTCACGTCGATGAGGACGCGTACATTGTAGGCGGGAGGAAAGCGAAACCCGAGAGCTGGCCTTGGCAGGCATCGCTGAAGCTGGCAGAGGACCCCGTGTACGGACACAAGTGCGGCGCCACCCTCGTCGACAGGCTGTGGCTGGTATCGGCGGCACATTGTTTCCGCAC GTGGGGAGAGCCGTCGGATTGGGTCGTTTACGTTGGAAAGTACAACCTCTTTGAGGAAGAATCAACGCAGCAGCTGCGCTACGTAGAGTCTATCTTCATTCATCCTGGCTACCAGATGGCTGTA aaacccgTGCTGGTCGAAAACCGCAAAGATCACGACATAGCGTTGATCAAGCTCAACGCACCGGTGACGCTCAATGGACAGGTGCAGCCAATATGCTTGCAGGAGCTACCCGACCTCGCCGATAACACGACGTGCTACGTCACAGGGTGGGGTGCGACCCGCG AGGCCGAGATGAGCCCCGTGCTGAAGCAGGCCGCCGTGCTGGTGCTTCCACTGGACGAGTGTGCCAGCTATTACAACGGTACTTGCGTGATCAACCAGCTCATGTACTGCGCGGGCTACGAGGACGGCCGACACGACTCTTGCCAC GGTGACAGCGGAGGGCCCCTGGTGGTCAAACAGGGAGGCAGTTGGCAACTGGCCGGTGTCATCTCGGGTGGACTCCGATGCGGCGAGCCGCGACACCCAGGCATCTACACCAAAGTGACACCTCACTACTCTTGGATACGCGACGTCATAGCAGGAAACGTTACGCACTCCTGA